Proteins encoded within one genomic window of Amorphoplanes friuliensis DSM 7358:
- a CDS encoding DUF1737 domain-containing protein, giving the protein MSDPTERLRYRLITGPDDAEFCARVSKLLDSGYRLHGSPALTFDGERVIAAQALVLAG; this is encoded by the coding sequence ATGTCAGATCCCACGGAGCGCCTCCGCTACCGGCTCATCACCGGGCCCGACGACGCCGAGTTCTGTGCCCGTGTCAGCAAGCTGCTGGACAGTGGCTACCGGTTGCACGGCTCGCCGGCCCTGACGTTCGACGGTGAGCGTGTCATCGCAGCTCAGGCACTGGTGCTCGCCGGATAG
- a CDS encoding ATP-binding protein: MSEMLRAPAETKYADELDWLESVDDGPKPFSWRLSPKMVRLFVLGSERADGLDRDIPQKWFGDRSFVERAIVTLASDRGLLLIGDPGTGKSWLAELLAAAISRNSTLVVQGTAGTTEDHIKYSWNVSMVIAKGQSRASMIPSPIMTAMEGGVIGRFEELTRSTSDVQDALISILSEKYVSIPELDEDNIVFARPGFSIIATANSRDRGVNDLSSALKRRFNFVRIPVVTNKKSEAEIVRFRTEELLRRHNIELEVPPTLLDVLLQSFADLRAASASATSDDERLESALSTAEQIGVLEDAILHSTFFGAKALDAGTLAGSLVGSLARRSPEDLAILNKYLHGVVEPRSKDRGGDWNDFLEGGREAIATLS; this comes from the coding sequence ATGTCCGAGATGCTGCGCGCCCCCGCCGAGACCAAGTACGCCGACGAGCTCGACTGGCTCGAGTCGGTCGACGACGGGCCGAAACCGTTCTCCTGGCGGCTCAGCCCCAAGATGGTGCGCCTCTTCGTCCTCGGCTCCGAACGCGCCGACGGCCTCGACCGGGACATCCCGCAGAAGTGGTTCGGCGACCGCAGCTTCGTCGAGCGGGCCATCGTCACGCTCGCCTCCGACCGCGGCCTGCTGCTCATCGGTGACCCCGGCACCGGCAAGAGCTGGCTGGCCGAGCTGCTCGCCGCCGCGATCAGCCGCAACTCCACCCTGGTCGTGCAGGGCACCGCCGGCACCACCGAGGACCACATCAAATATTCGTGGAACGTCTCGATGGTCATCGCCAAGGGTCAGTCGCGCGCCTCGATGATCCCGTCGCCGATCATGACCGCGATGGAGGGCGGGGTGATCGGCCGCTTCGAGGAGCTGACCCGGTCGACCAGCGACGTCCAGGACGCGCTGATCTCGATCCTCTCCGAGAAGTACGTCTCCATCCCCGAGCTCGACGAGGACAACATCGTCTTCGCCAGGCCCGGCTTCTCCATCATCGCCACCGCGAACAGCCGCGACCGCGGTGTCAACGACCTCTCGTCCGCGCTCAAGCGCCGCTTCAACTTCGTCCGCATCCCCGTCGTGACCAACAAGAAGAGCGAGGCGGAGATCGTCCGCTTCCGCACCGAAGAACTGCTGCGCCGCCACAACATCGAGCTGGAGGTCCCGCCCACGCTGCTCGACGTGCTGCTGCAGAGCTTCGCCGACCTGCGGGCCGCCTCGGCCTCGGCGACCAGCGACGACGAACGCCTGGAGTCGGCGCTCTCCACCGCCGAGCAGATCGGTGTGCTGGAGGACGCGATCCTGCACAGCACCTTCTTCGGCGCCAAGGCGCTCGACGCCGGGACCCTGGCCGGTTCCCTCGTGGGGTCGCTCGCCCGGCGCAGCCCCGAGGACCTGGCGATCCTCAACAAATACCTGCACGGTGTCGTCGAGCCGCGCAGCAAGGACCGTGGCGGCGACTGGAACGACTTCCTGGAGGGTGGTCGCGAGGCGATCGCCACCCTGTCATGA
- a CDS encoding vWA domain-containing protein, translated as MSSTENRRQALYWRLLARLFDPEEQPALESASVAIVDDLGLPAALLDPAVSIDTVVQRFPHLEAELDGLMVTTDDDREGEVRRAALASKILLNIFATGSGNVTAAQLGRWQADAGWFERALGCEPGQLRGRSGGPADLFPVLSGIEGDLVKRMQLREVLADPRLAAQLTPSMSLIEQLLRDKHNLDGVALANAKSLIRRFVDEVAEVLRTQVAQASSGTIDRSVPPKRVYRNLDLDRTIWKNLPNWSPADERLYVDKLFYKQTAKRVTPARLIVVVDQSGSMVDSMVNCTILASIFAGLPKVDVHLIAYDTRAIDLTPWVHDPFEVLLRTNLGGGNDGPVAMAMAQPKITDPRNTVLVWISDFYEFDRSQPLFDGIEAVHRSGVRFIPVGSVTSSGAQSVNPWFRQRLKDLGTPVISGHIRKLVTELKNFVA; from the coding sequence ATGAGCTCAACCGAAAATCGGCGGCAGGCGCTCTACTGGCGGCTTCTGGCACGGCTCTTCGACCCCGAGGAGCAGCCCGCCCTGGAGTCGGCCAGCGTGGCGATCGTCGACGACCTCGGCCTGCCGGCCGCGCTGCTCGACCCGGCGGTCTCGATCGACACCGTCGTGCAACGGTTCCCCCATCTCGAGGCCGAGCTCGACGGCCTCATGGTCACCACCGACGACGACCGCGAGGGCGAGGTGCGCCGGGCCGCGCTCGCTTCCAAGATCCTGCTCAACATCTTCGCCACCGGCTCGGGGAACGTCACCGCCGCGCAGCTCGGCCGGTGGCAGGCCGACGCGGGCTGGTTCGAGCGGGCCCTGGGCTGCGAGCCCGGGCAGCTACGGGGCCGTTCCGGCGGACCCGCCGACCTGTTCCCGGTGCTCTCCGGCATCGAGGGCGACCTGGTGAAACGCATGCAGCTGCGGGAGGTGCTCGCCGATCCCCGGCTCGCCGCGCAGCTCACACCCAGCATGTCGCTGATCGAGCAACTGCTGCGCGACAAGCACAACCTCGACGGGGTCGCGCTCGCCAACGCCAAGTCGCTCATCCGGCGCTTCGTCGACGAGGTGGCCGAGGTGCTGCGCACCCAGGTCGCCCAGGCGAGCAGCGGCACGATCGACCGGAGCGTCCCGCCGAAACGCGTCTACCGCAACCTCGACCTCGACCGGACCATCTGGAAGAACCTCCCCAACTGGAGCCCCGCCGACGAACGCCTCTACGTCGACAAGCTCTTCTACAAGCAGACCGCCAAGCGGGTCACCCCGGCGCGGCTGATCGTCGTGGTCGACCAGTCCGGCTCGATGGTCGACTCCATGGTCAACTGCACGATCCTCGCCTCGATCTTCGCGGGGCTGCCCAAGGTCGACGTGCACCTGATCGCGTACGACACCCGGGCGATCGACCTGACGCCGTGGGTGCACGACCCGTTCGAGGTGTTGCTGCGGACCAATCTCGGTGGTGGCAACGACGGCCCGGTCGCGATGGCCATGGCCCAGCCCAAGATCACCGATCCGCGCAACACGGTGCTGGTCTGGATCTCGGACTTCTACGAGTTCGACCGGTCGCAACCGCTCTTCGACGGCATCGAGGCCGTGCACCGCTCCGGTGTGCGCTTCATCCCGGTCGGCTCGGTCACCAGCTCCGGCGCCCAGAGCGTCAACCCGTGGTTCCGCCAGCGTCTCAAGGACCTCGGCACACCCGTCATCTCCGGTCACATCCGCAAGCTCGTCACCGAGCTCAAGAACTTCGTCGCCTGA
- a CDS encoding response regulator transcription factor, with protein MRVMLADDAVLFREGLARILTDGGFTVTGQAGDGPTLIDLVRADPPDAAVIDLRMPPGHAAEGLEAAAAIRAIAPGVGLMLLSQYVEVHHALRLMTEFDGGVGYLLKDRVSDLGSFGADVRKVAGGETVIDPELVTRLVARRRARDPLEGLTERERRVLALMAQGLSNTAVAGDLHLAVKTVEAHVGSIFTKLGLVQHDREHRRVLAVLTFLRA; from the coding sequence GTGCGCGTGATGCTGGCCGACGACGCGGTGCTGTTCCGGGAGGGACTCGCCCGCATCCTCACCGACGGGGGCTTCACGGTCACCGGGCAGGCCGGCGACGGTCCGACGCTGATCGACCTCGTCCGCGCCGACCCGCCGGACGCCGCGGTGATCGACCTGCGGATGCCCCCCGGTCACGCCGCCGAAGGCCTGGAGGCCGCCGCGGCCATCCGGGCGATCGCACCCGGTGTCGGCCTGATGCTGCTGTCGCAGTACGTCGAGGTCCACCACGCCCTCCGCCTGATGACCGAGTTCGACGGCGGCGTGGGCTACCTGCTCAAGGACCGGGTGTCGGACCTCGGGTCGTTCGGCGCGGACGTCCGCAAGGTGGCCGGCGGCGAGACCGTCATCGACCCCGAGCTGGTGACACGGCTCGTCGCCCGCCGCCGCGCCCGGGACCCGCTCGAAGGCCTCACCGAGCGCGAACGCCGGGTTCTGGCGCTGATGGCCCAGGGGCTCTCCAACACCGCCGTGGCCGGTGACCTGCACCTGGCCGTGAAAACCGTCGAGGCCCACGTCGGGTCGATCTTCACCAAGCTGGGTCTCGTCCAGCACGACCGCGAGCACCGCCGCGTCCTCGCCGTCCTGACGTTCCTCCGCGCCTGA
- a CDS encoding M6 family metalloprotease domain-containing protein — protein MVRRRVTAVLPVLLLALAATPAGAAPPSGDGPANPWQVRHWPQTQPWQQAQPAARTFAAGGPRAVDPQNYELPDTMTWEDYRPTPGTDWSDPSVPGSVENFKGALVLVDFPTQPFVVTQPAASTIYGNPSGVHDLARADVPGFYRDFLNKPGELNRGHTIHEYWMEDSGGRYGIELGSFGVYQMPAEGYEYGIESSMQRGMGCPAGHTCGRDLRRDARAAWIADVGEDVAAGYDFIFFLAAGQDESATWQEFGQMKFTTKEDVSDAFGPPDELLPNWNNTRYVDWTSWAASSAIWPNATNGSSLQAESSGMSTYAHEFSHILGVGDNYNNPYSVPARRDYSGPWEMLSRGTFNGPGGPHSRWLIPGTAGSSMGAQHMLRNKMKLGIIADDKVLRLSREDLATSGVVVARLTARAVEPGARGLSGINVTLDGGDRSPACTTATDPFCDGGGYDNYTVEVVDRMGFDSFTPDAGVLLAKTKDEDAAPFIWTVDANPQDIDKVDFVRPDGTPQKMTIGDYRQLSDALFHAGTDSGSEYEYVDTANRLHFYVLDLQRDRRGVLSYTVAVRSLDGAGPQARDVTALPALAAAGSSGWSRCRIPVRNTGGGPDVLRIATGAVEGWTSTLPRAVIDVAAGRTKLVDVYVQHTGGAARTAKIPVTVTSESDPSVNATTSCRVLR, from the coding sequence GTGGTGAGACGCCGTGTGACCGCTGTCCTTCCGGTGCTGCTGCTGGCGCTCGCCGCCACGCCGGCCGGTGCCGCCCCGCCGTCCGGTGACGGGCCGGCCAACCCCTGGCAGGTGCGGCACTGGCCGCAGACGCAGCCCTGGCAGCAGGCGCAGCCCGCGGCCCGGACGTTCGCGGCCGGTGGACCCCGCGCGGTCGACCCGCAGAACTACGAGCTCCCGGACACGATGACCTGGGAGGACTACCGGCCGACACCGGGCACCGACTGGTCCGACCCGTCGGTGCCCGGCTCGGTGGAGAACTTCAAGGGCGCGCTGGTGCTCGTCGACTTCCCGACGCAGCCGTTCGTCGTGACGCAGCCCGCGGCATCCACGATCTACGGCAATCCGTCCGGTGTGCACGACCTGGCCCGGGCCGACGTCCCCGGGTTCTACCGCGACTTCCTCAACAAGCCCGGCGAGCTCAACCGCGGCCACACCATCCACGAGTACTGGATGGAGGACTCCGGTGGCCGCTACGGCATCGAGCTGGGCTCCTTCGGGGTCTACCAGATGCCGGCCGAGGGCTACGAGTACGGCATCGAGAGTTCGATGCAGCGCGGCATGGGCTGCCCGGCCGGTCACACCTGCGGCCGTGACCTGCGGCGCGACGCCCGTGCGGCCTGGATCGCCGACGTCGGTGAGGACGTCGCGGCCGGTTACGACTTCATCTTCTTCCTCGCGGCCGGGCAGGACGAGTCGGCCACCTGGCAGGAGTTCGGCCAGATGAAGTTCACGACGAAGGAGGACGTGAGCGACGCGTTCGGGCCGCCGGACGAGCTGCTGCCGAACTGGAACAACACCCGCTACGTCGACTGGACCTCGTGGGCGGCGTCGTCGGCCATCTGGCCCAACGCCACCAACGGCAGCTCCCTGCAGGCCGAGAGCTCGGGCATGTCGACGTACGCCCACGAGTTCAGCCACATCCTGGGTGTGGGCGACAACTACAACAACCCGTACTCCGTGCCCGCCCGCCGCGACTACAGCGGTCCCTGGGAGATGCTCAGCCGCGGCACCTTCAACGGGCCCGGCGGACCGCACAGCCGCTGGCTGATCCCCGGCACGGCCGGCTCGTCCATGGGCGCCCAGCACATGCTCCGCAACAAGATGAAGCTCGGCATCATCGCCGACGACAAGGTCCTGCGACTGTCCCGCGAGGACCTCGCCACCTCCGGCGTGGTGGTGGCGCGGCTGACGGCACGGGCGGTCGAGCCGGGCGCACGTGGTCTCTCCGGCATCAACGTGACCCTCGACGGCGGTGATCGCAGCCCGGCCTGCACCACCGCCACCGACCCGTTCTGCGACGGCGGCGGATACGACAACTACACCGTCGAGGTCGTCGACCGGATGGGCTTCGACTCGTTCACCCCGGACGCCGGGGTGCTGCTGGCGAAGACCAAGGACGAGGACGCGGCGCCGTTCATCTGGACCGTCGACGCGAACCCGCAGGACATCGACAAGGTCGACTTCGTCCGGCCGGACGGCACACCGCAGAAGATGACCATCGGCGACTACCGGCAGCTGTCGGACGCCCTCTTCCACGCCGGTACCGACTCCGGCAGCGAGTACGAGTACGTCGACACCGCCAACCGCCTGCACTTCTACGTGCTGGACCTGCAGCGCGACCGCCGCGGTGTGCTGTCGTACACGGTGGCGGTGCGCTCCCTCGACGGCGCCGGACCGCAGGCCCGCGACGTGACGGCTCTCCCGGCCCTGGCCGCGGCCGGCTCGTCCGGGTGGTCCCGCTGCCGGATCCCGGTACGCAACACCGGCGGCGGCCCGGACGTGCTCCGGATCGCCACCGGTGCCGTGGAGGGCTGGACGTCCACCCTGCCCCGGGCCGTGATCGATGTCGCCGCCGGGCGGACCAAGCTGGTCGACGTCTACGTCCAGCACACCGGCGGCGCGGCCCGGACGGCGAAGATCCCGGTCACCGTCACCTCCGAGAGTGACCCGTCAGTGAACGCCACCACGTCCTGCCGCGTCCTGCGGTAG
- a CDS encoding TetR/AcrR family transcriptional regulator, protein MTPRREPVSRRDRPAKPPLSRAVLVGAALRIMREEGLERVTMRRLATELDTGPASLYVYVRNTAELHGALLDELLADLDGAGVAGRDWRERLIELLWAYTVLLIGYPSLARSVLTLRPSGPNYLRLIDTMLGLLDAGKVPLRQAAWGVDLLLQHATATAAEQGTRQQSVEADGEEADLAVVVREARPDTYPHLDRARDELFSGTGEQRLRWAFSALISGLSTTTETRKA, encoded by the coding sequence ATGACACCACGTCGCGAACCTGTCAGTCGCCGGGACCGGCCGGCCAAACCGCCGCTCAGCCGGGCCGTTCTGGTCGGGGCGGCCCTGCGGATCATGCGCGAGGAGGGGCTCGAGCGGGTGACGATGCGCCGGCTCGCCACCGAGCTCGACACGGGGCCGGCGTCGCTCTACGTCTACGTCCGCAACACCGCTGAGCTGCACGGCGCCCTGCTCGACGAGTTGCTGGCGGACCTGGACGGCGCCGGTGTGGCCGGGCGGGACTGGCGGGAGCGGCTGATCGAGCTGCTGTGGGCGTACACGGTGCTGTTGATCGGTTATCCGAGCCTGGCGCGGTCGGTGCTGACCTTGCGGCCGTCCGGGCCGAACTATCTGCGGCTGATCGACACGATGCTGGGCCTGCTGGACGCGGGGAAGGTGCCGCTGCGCCAGGCCGCGTGGGGTGTCGACCTGCTGCTGCAGCACGCGACCGCGACGGCCGCCGAGCAGGGCACCCGGCAGCAGTCCGTCGAGGCCGACGGCGAGGAGGCGGACCTCGCGGTGGTCGTCCGGGAAGCCCGCCCGGACACCTACCCCCACCTGGACCGGGCCCGCGACGAGCTTTTTTCCGGTACGGGCGAGCAGCGCCTGCGCTGGGCCTTCTCCGCACTCATCAGCGGACTGAGCACCACTACCGAGACGAGGAAAGCATGA
- a CDS encoding DUF2927 domain-containing protein, with product MKRSWRAAGPVLLVLALAVTGCDAPDSPTAGGSTATSARPAPSPSPSPSVPPPVVKPKVSKDTLNYFYKIALGAEYGDKVNVVIKWAQPVVTIKVDGSVSGSSRKCLNRVISDFNALTETTDLRITGNPGADIKFHFAPVSRFKKLEPEYVPGNDGFFYVTWRGDHTISSSTVLIRTTGISSSIRCHLIREELTQTMGLMSDSTEHTDSVFYGRYTPAPTKYSALDKRLIKLLYGGAVKPGDGKKEVARAVVVTG from the coding sequence GTGAAACGATCATGGCGGGCTGCCGGCCCGGTGCTGCTGGTGCTCGCGCTGGCCGTCACGGGCTGCGACGCACCTGACTCACCCACCGCCGGTGGCTCGACCGCCACGTCGGCCCGGCCCGCGCCGTCACCCTCACCGTCGCCGTCCGTGCCACCGCCGGTGGTCAAGCCGAAGGTCAGCAAGGACACGCTGAACTACTTCTACAAGATCGCGCTCGGCGCCGAGTACGGCGACAAGGTCAACGTCGTGATCAAGTGGGCGCAGCCCGTGGTGACCATCAAGGTCGACGGCTCGGTCAGCGGGTCCAGCCGCAAATGCCTCAACCGCGTCATCAGCGACTTCAACGCGCTCACCGAGACCACGGACCTGCGGATCACCGGCAACCCCGGCGCCGACATCAAGTTCCACTTCGCGCCGGTCTCACGGTTCAAGAAGCTCGAACCGGAGTACGTCCCGGGCAACGACGGCTTCTTCTACGTCACCTGGCGTGGTGACCACACCATCTCCTCGTCGACCGTCCTGATCCGGACGACGGGCATCTCCAGCAGCATCCGCTGCCACCTGATCCGGGAAGAGCTCACGCAGACCATGGGCCTGATGAGCGACTCCACCGAACACACCGACAGCGTCTTCTACGGCCGCTACACCCCGGCCCCCACCAAGTATTCGGCGCTCGACAAAAGACTGATCAAGCTTCTGTACGGCGGTGCGGTGAAGCCGGGCGACGGCAAGAAGGAAGTCGCCCGGGCAGTCGTCGTCACCGGCTGA
- a CDS encoding FAD-dependent oxidoreductase, with product MTTPTIAIVGGGLGGLTLARVLHVHGIPSTIYELDDSPSARTQGGMLDIHETNGQVALRAAGLTEGFRSIIHPGGQAMRILDRHNTVHLEEEDDGEGGRPEVDRGQLRQLLLDSLPAGTIRWGMRVTEARPLGDGRHELSFADGSTETVDVLVGADGAWSRIRPLLSAARPAYTGVSFVEVDLAEADRRHPGPAAVVGGGMLFALGGGRGFLAHKETDGSLHIYAAVRAPEEWITGLDFADHDKAREQVLEQFAGWAPELRALITEADGELIPRTINALPVEHRWERVPGVTLLGDAAHLMSPFAGEGANLAMLDGAELGQALAAHPDDVEAALTAYEKELFPRSAEAAGEAAANLEIIFADDAPQSLIDQFAAYGEAG from the coding sequence ATGACCACACCGACGATCGCCATCGTGGGAGGCGGCCTGGGCGGATTGACCCTGGCCCGCGTCCTGCACGTCCACGGCATCCCCTCGACCATCTACGAGCTGGACGACTCACCGTCCGCGCGGACGCAGGGCGGGATGCTCGACATCCACGAGACCAACGGGCAGGTCGCACTGCGGGCGGCCGGGCTCACCGAGGGGTTCCGGAGCATCATCCATCCCGGCGGCCAGGCCATGCGGATCCTGGACCGCCACAACACCGTGCACCTCGAGGAGGAGGACGACGGTGAGGGCGGCCGGCCCGAGGTCGACCGGGGACAGCTGCGGCAGCTGCTGCTGGACTCGCTGCCCGCCGGTACGATCCGCTGGGGCATGCGGGTCACGGAGGCCCGGCCGCTCGGCGACGGGCGCCACGAGCTGAGCTTCGCCGACGGGTCCACGGAAACGGTCGACGTGCTGGTCGGTGCGGACGGCGCCTGGTCGCGCATCCGACCGTTGCTGTCCGCGGCGCGGCCGGCGTACACCGGGGTGTCGTTCGTGGAGGTTGACCTGGCGGAGGCGGACCGGCGTCATCCCGGCCCGGCCGCTGTGGTCGGTGGTGGCATGCTGTTCGCGCTCGGCGGGGGCCGGGGTTTCCTCGCCCACAAGGAGACCGACGGCAGCCTGCACATCTACGCCGCGGTCCGCGCGCCGGAGGAGTGGATCACCGGCCTCGACTTCGCCGACCACGACAAGGCGCGGGAGCAGGTGCTCGAGCAGTTCGCCGGATGGGCGCCCGAGCTGCGCGCGTTGATCACTGAGGCGGACGGCGAGCTGATCCCTCGCACCATCAACGCTCTGCCCGTCGAGCACCGCTGGGAACGGGTGCCCGGGGTGACACTGCTCGGTGACGCCGCGCACCTGATGTCACCGTTCGCCGGTGAGGGCGCCAACCTCGCCATGCTCGACGGTGCCGAGCTGGGGCAGGCTCTCGCCGCGCACCCGGATGACGTGGAGGCGGCGCTGACGGCGTACGAAAAAGAGCTCTTCCCCCGCAGCGCCGAGGCCGCAGGGGAGGCGGCGGCCAACCTGGAGATCATTTTCGCGGACGACGCACCGCAGAGCCTGATCGACCAGTTCGCCGCCTACGGCGAAGCGGGCTGA
- a CDS encoding formylglycine-generating enzyme family protein yields the protein MKNAHLGALEVSGSHDRGKEGGTLIGRLLTSSAMWAEEIVAGRPAWVHEASGVVFREVPAGTFLMGLSDAEAKVLRKIEKKGGVESTLEPLLDAARAWGPARRVSVGSFLIARHPLTVAQVRHFVPDYEDGLIEDDNTAARVDEDLVDDVLEALPFRLPTEAEWEFAARAGTATLTHRGNDKPGEDMLIDEFGDEERTAAAENPFGVAGFGSAAEICAERWSPDETRVVRGGAADCHPWQGCDEWTLLLPASRAELSYFAGIRPATSVPPQT from the coding sequence ATGAAGAACGCCCACCTCGGCGCTCTGGAGGTCTCTGGGAGCCACGACCGCGGCAAGGAGGGCGGCACGCTGATCGGCCGGTTGCTAACCTCCTCCGCCATGTGGGCAGAAGAGATCGTGGCGGGACGCCCGGCGTGGGTGCACGAGGCGTCGGGGGTCGTCTTCCGGGAGGTGCCGGCGGGCACGTTCCTGATGGGCCTGTCGGACGCCGAGGCGAAGGTGCTCCGGAAGATCGAGAAGAAGGGTGGCGTCGAGAGCACGCTCGAGCCGCTCCTGGATGCTGCCCGCGCGTGGGGCCCGGCTCGCCGGGTGAGCGTCGGGTCGTTCCTGATCGCGCGGCATCCGCTGACCGTGGCGCAGGTCCGCCATTTTGTGCCGGACTACGAGGACGGCCTCATCGAGGACGACAACACCGCCGCCCGGGTCGACGAGGACCTCGTCGACGACGTGCTGGAGGCGCTGCCGTTCCGGCTGCCCACCGAGGCCGAGTGGGAGTTCGCCGCCCGCGCGGGCACGGCGACGCTGACGCACCGGGGCAATGACAAGCCCGGCGAGGACATGCTGATCGACGAGTTCGGCGACGAGGAGCGGACCGCGGCGGCGGAGAACCCGTTCGGCGTGGCCGGTTTCGGCTCCGCGGCCGAGATCTGCGCCGAACGGTGGTCACCGGACGAGACGCGCGTGGTCCGCGGCGGTGCCGCCGACTGCCACCCCTGGCAAGGGTGCGACGAGTGGACGCTGCTGCTGCCGGCGAGCCGGGCCGAGCTCAGCTACTTCGCCGGGATCCGCCCCGCCACGAGCGTGCCGCCCCAGACCTGA
- a CDS encoding GAF domain-containing sensor histidine kinase produces the protein MTRTAMLSSVAGAATAVLVAGGFALGLHVGNLHNGLIAASFTAVGLFVLSRRPGNREGLLFLVTGTAHAVMFAGRQYALHDGPLPGASWAGWLGVWPLPLVLFAAGLTLMCFPDGRLPSRGWRPVAAVLAVVGVALSAVSALWPVEYARTGLVAGHPLDLPGFAAADAFYSVARPAGYLLFQLTWAACVVVRLRRARGDEARQLRWFVYAVTLTAAIMVVGLAVWGSPVPGALAMPAVAVVAGAAILKYRLYDIDLVINKSLVLGAMATIVTLGYVAVVTGVGRLVGGNRTVLSVVATAIVAVAFEPLRRRVQRLADRIVYGHRVSPYESLARLSAHLAAPDAGLLLDGICRTVADGVGAREVVLSTGPPDQPQVVSRWPDTPAPRRPGEVVTVPVRHDGRALGTLTVRKVSGEALSGTERKLVGDLAAQAGLVLELRATAQRLVTSADAARRRLERDLHDGAQQRLVTVAMELGAVVRLARDSGAAQLADRADSVRAQLLEATADLREMARGLHPAVLTQDGLEAALGFLADRSPVPVRLGVTVDRRLRPEVEATAYFMVSEGLTNTAKHASAGSASVRAELADTFLIVEVADDGIGGATMPPGSGLEGLADRLAALGARLTMDSGPSGTRLTTVIPCA, from the coding sequence GTGACCCGGACCGCGATGCTCAGCTCCGTGGCCGGCGCCGCCACGGCGGTGCTGGTCGCGGGTGGGTTCGCGCTGGGCCTCCACGTGGGGAACCTGCACAACGGCCTCATCGCGGCGTCGTTCACCGCGGTCGGGCTCTTCGTGCTGAGCCGGCGCCCCGGCAACCGCGAGGGCCTGCTGTTCCTCGTGACCGGCACCGCCCACGCGGTCATGTTCGCCGGACGCCAGTACGCCCTGCACGACGGCCCGCTGCCGGGTGCCTCGTGGGCGGGCTGGCTCGGGGTCTGGCCGCTGCCGCTCGTGCTGTTCGCCGCCGGTCTGACGCTGATGTGTTTCCCGGACGGGCGGCTGCCGTCGCGCGGGTGGCGGCCCGTCGCCGCTGTCCTGGCCGTCGTCGGCGTCGCCCTCTCCGCGGTGTCGGCGCTGTGGCCGGTCGAGTACGCCCGCACGGGCCTGGTGGCGGGTCATCCGCTGGACCTGCCGGGCTTCGCCGCCGCTGACGCCTTCTACAGCGTCGCCCGTCCGGCCGGATACCTGCTCTTCCAGCTCACCTGGGCCGCGTGTGTGGTCGTCCGCCTGCGCCGGGCACGCGGGGACGAGGCCCGGCAGCTGCGCTGGTTCGTCTACGCCGTGACGCTGACCGCCGCGATCATGGTGGTGGGCCTGGCGGTGTGGGGCTCACCCGTCCCCGGCGCGCTGGCGATGCCCGCGGTGGCCGTCGTCGCGGGTGCGGCGATCCTCAAGTACCGGCTCTACGACATCGACCTCGTGATCAACAAGTCGCTGGTCCTCGGGGCGATGGCGACCATCGTGACGCTGGGCTACGTGGCCGTGGTGACCGGTGTCGGCCGTCTCGTCGGCGGCAACCGTACGGTGCTCTCCGTCGTCGCCACCGCGATCGTGGCGGTCGCCTTCGAACCCCTGCGGCGCCGGGTGCAACGCCTTGCCGACCGCATCGTGTACGGGCACCGGGTGAGCCCGTACGAATCGCTCGCCCGGCTGTCGGCGCACCTGGCCGCGCCGGACGCGGGTCTGCTCCTCGACGGCATCTGCCGGACCGTCGCGGACGGCGTCGGCGCCCGCGAGGTTGTGCTCAGCACCGGCCCGCCGGACCAGCCGCAGGTGGTCTCGCGCTGGCCGGACACCCCGGCGCCCCGGCGGCCCGGCGAGGTCGTCACCGTGCCCGTGCGTCACGACGGACGAGCGCTCGGCACCCTGACCGTCCGCAAGGTGTCGGGGGAGGCGCTGTCCGGCACCGAACGCAAGCTGGTCGGTGACCTGGCCGCCCAGGCCGGGTTGGTCCTGGAGCTGCGAGCGACGGCCCAGCGCCTGGTGACCTCCGCCGACGCCGCCCGCCGGCGCCTCGAACGCGACCTGCACGACGGCGCCCAGCAACGCCTGGTGACCGTGGCGATGGAGCTGGGCGCGGTCGTGCGGCTGGCCCGGGATTCCGGCGCGGCGCAGCTCGCCGACCGGGCCGACTCGGTACGCGCGCAGCTGCTCGAAGCCACCGCCGACCTCCGCGAGATGGCCCGTGGGCTGCACCCGGCCGTGCTGACCCAGGACGGTCTGGAGGCCGCCCTGGGTTTCCTGGCCGACCGTTCCCCGGTGCCGGTACGCCTGGGTGTGACGGTCGACCGCCGCCTGCGCCCCGAGGTGGAGGCGACGGCGTACTTCATGGTGAGCGAGGGACTGACCAACACCGCCAAACACGCGAGCGCCGGATCGGCGTCGGTCCGCGCCGAACTCGCCGACACCTTTTTGATCGTGGAGGTGGCCGACGACGGCATCGGTGGCGCCACGATGCCGCCGGGCAGCGGCCTGGAAGGGCTGGCCGACCGTCTCGCCGCCCTCGGCGCACGGCTGACGATGGACAGCGGCCCCTCGGGCACCCGGCTGACGACGGTGATCCCGTGCGCGTGA